In Bacillota bacterium, the DNA window AAAAGGGTAGTTCATTTAGCAAGAGGAAAGAGTTGGACGGAACAGAACAATTGGAGTAGAATAATCCAAAGAAAGGTCCACTAGGTAAAGGGGAGGATGTAACGATTAGGTATGGAATCAAGGGAGTCCTTTATGCGATCCATAGTAAGCGAGGTGCGTATTGCACGGATTTTGTTATGTATCGCCTTTACTCCTGCATATATAGTCCTGGCGCCTCCAATGCCTTATGCCCTTCTACCCCTGTTGTTTGTTGCGGGGTTCATCGCTTCTCAGTTTCTTGACCTGAAGCGCCTTTACTATCCATGGCTCAGCTATCTCTCACCGGTTTCAGGCTTCCTCCTGAATGCCTCCGTGATATTTACCACGGGATTTCAGAGGAGCCCCTTTCTGTTCTTCGTGCTAGTGCCTATCGTGACTTATGGGATAGAAAGGCACCCCATTTGGGTCTTTCGTTCGGCAATGATGAATACATCAATCCTGGCATTTCTCAGCCTGCGCGCGCTGATTCAAACAGACTGGTTTGGTTTGGCCTATACGCTGGGAATAACGATGACAAGCCACACTGCGTGCCGTCTTATGAGAAGAACCCAAGGGTTATCGAGATCCTATATTCTCACCATGGAAGATGCTCTTGGCAAGGATCCTCTTACCGGCCTTTACAACCGCAGGGCGCTTGAAGAATACGCTTCAGATCTCTCACATAGACAAATTCCCTTTACACTCATAATGTGCGACCTTGACGGTTTCAAGCGTTACAACGACAGACTTGGTCATCTGGCAGGCGATGAGGCTCTGAAGAAGGTCGGGGTTCTCCTTAGGGAATCGCTGAGGCCCGCTGATGCCGTGTTCAGGTATGGGGGCGATGAATTCGTGATAATTGTGCCAGATGTCAGTGAGTTCATTGTCAATTATATATGCGCCAGAATAAGGAAACGGATCTTGAAGGATGTGCCAGAGGTCGGGATATCTTTTGGAAAGGCATTTTCCCCCAAAGATGGGACTACCGTTCGGAAAGTAATGGAGACCGCTGACCAGAGACTGTACGAAGCAAAGCGAATGTCCCAGCAGAGACGCACCGCATTTAAGAAGGAGGAAGTTTAGTGCACGAAAGAAAACTAGATTGGTTTGAGAAGATTCCCGTAGGGATAATGCAGTTGGGGACAAATCTTGATATCATATTGGCCAATGAGGAAGTAAAAAGGCTGTTGTCGCTTTTCCAAGTTCCTCCGTCAGGGGGAATCCCGGATGAACTCCATTCGCAATTGGAGATCGCCCTAAACAAAGGAGTGATCAGAGAAGGAAGTGTATACTCATTACTGGTAAAGTCTCCTGATGAAAGGTATGTGCGTTTCCTTGTCCAAAAGCTGGAGGATGATGCCTTAATCTTAGCCGCAGAAGATGTGACAGAGTTTGAATGGGCAAAATCCGAGGAACGTACTATGCGCGAGGAGATCGACAGGGCCTTTACCTTCTCCCTCTTAGAGCCCTCAGTTGCTAGGAAGCTATCCTGCACGCCGGAATACCAGGATGAACCAGCAGCCTCTGGGCTAATCAAGATAGTCGGGGTTATTGCAGACGGGACACACAGGCACGTGATAAACATCCTCAAGCTCGCGGCCGATCTGGGGGCGCTTGGTATATTCGATTTCCCCGGCATCTCAAGGGATATATTGACAAAGGCCGCGATATATCACGATCTTTGCAAGACTCAGCCAGTGCTGAATGTCGGGGATATGGTAAATCCCGCGGAAGTCTTTCCTCCGGGCAAGCTCCACGCACGGTTGGGAGCAGATATGGGATACAGTTATTACAAGCTTGGAGACGAGGTGTGCAATATCATAAGATACCATCATCATGAGGAAAATGAACTTCCAAGTGACTTCCCGTCGCATCTGCTCCCTCAACTGAGACTATTTAAGCTGCTGGACGGGCTTTCAGCCGGCATGACCAGGCGCAATGCTTCTGTAAGGGTTGGGTTCGAAGGTGGAAGGGTCTACATATCAGAGAAAAGTCTGCTCCCTAAATACTCTGGGAGTTACGCACTCAATCTTTATGGGGGTGAGAGGATTGAGATTGTAGAGGAAGATTCCCACCTCATATATCGCACGCAGAGGCTAAAGCCAGCTCCGGCTTTCGACTAGTGGACTACCCCTTCCTGTAAGGAAGGGGCTTCCTGCTTCATCGGGAGCCTGCGCCCCCTATTTCTCTTGCTCTTCAAGCATTGCCGGAACTGGTTCCTTGTTGTAGGGGCCGGTCTAATTTGACATTTAAATAGGGGGAAAATCCAATTGAAGATGGCAGCAACCCAAGGCCCGGGGGTACGGTACCCA includes these proteins:
- a CDS encoding GGDEF domain-containing protein, translated to MESRESFMRSIVSEVRIARILLCIAFTPAYIVLAPPMPYALLPLLFVAGFIASQFLDLKRLYYPWLSYLSPVSGFLLNASVIFTTGFQRSPFLFFVLVPIVTYGIERHPIWVFRSAMMNTSILAFLSLRALIQTDWFGLAYTLGITMTSHTACRLMRRTQGLSRSYILTMEDALGKDPLTGLYNRRALEEYASDLSHRQIPFTLIMCDLDGFKRYNDRLGHLAGDEALKKVGVLLRESLRPADAVFRYGGDEFVIIVPDVSEFIVNYICARIRKRILKDVPEVGISFGKAFSPKDGTTVRKVMETADQRLYEAKRMSQQRRTAFKKEEV
- a CDS encoding HD domain-containing protein; the encoded protein is MHERKLDWFEKIPVGIMQLGTNLDIILANEEVKRLLSLFQVPPSGGIPDELHSQLEIALNKGVIREGSVYSLLVKSPDERYVRFLVQKLEDDALILAAEDVTEFEWAKSEERTMREEIDRAFTFSLLEPSVARKLSCTPEYQDEPAASGLIKIVGVIADGTHRHVINILKLAADLGALGIFDFPGISRDILTKAAIYHDLCKTQPVLNVGDMVNPAEVFPPGKLHARLGADMGYSYYKLGDEVCNIIRYHHHEENELPSDFPSHLLPQLRLFKLLDGLSAGMTRRNASVRVGFEGGRVYISEKSLLPKYSGSYALNLYGGERIEIVEEDSHLIYRTQRLKPAPAFD